One window of the Archaeoglobus sulfaticallidus PM70-1 genome contains the following:
- a CDS encoding MBL fold metallo-hydrolase, translating to MKIKPIAFDSFGARSMCTMIETKDLTITIDPSVALGPKRYGLPPHPIEIQRMAELWDKIKEAVRMSDLIIITHYHYDHHNPNEPEIFDGKRVLLKHPEEMINRSQRNRARYFLSELRKFNVDYEFADGKSFEFGDVEIKISNPVFHGVDEKLGYVIQVLISESENFVFSSDVEGPIHRDQAKFLIENDPDVCIIDGPMTYMLGYRFSNRSFESSISNLKEIVEKTGVKHLVIDHHLTRDINYRSRMSEVYAFAESAGAKAETAREFTGFENDLLEARRKELYREH from the coding sequence ATGAAAATCAAGCCAATTGCTTTCGACTCGTTTGGTGCGAGGAGCATGTGCACGATGATTGAAACAAAGGATCTCACTATCACGATAGATCCCAGCGTTGCTCTCGGGCCGAAGAGATATGGCCTGCCCCCTCACCCCATAGAAATCCAAAGAATGGCAGAACTGTGGGATAAGATAAAGGAGGCAGTCCGGATGAGCGATCTGATAATAATAACCCACTACCACTACGATCACCACAATCCCAATGAACCGGAGATTTTCGATGGAAAGAGGGTACTGCTGAAGCATCCTGAGGAGATGATAAACAGGAGTCAGAGAAACAGGGCAAGATACTTCCTATCCGAGCTCAGGAAATTCAATGTCGATTACGAATTTGCAGATGGAAAAAGCTTTGAGTTCGGAGATGTCGAAATAAAGATATCTAACCCTGTTTTTCATGGAGTGGATGAAAAGCTGGGGTATGTCATTCAGGTTCTCATTTCTGAGAGTGAGAACTTCGTTTTCTCCTCGGATGTTGAGGGCCCCATTCACAGAGATCAGGCAAAATTCTTGATCGAAAACGATCCGGATGTTTGCATAATAGATGGCCCGATGACCTACATGCTCGGGTACAGGTTCTCGAACAGAAGCTTTGAGAGTTCAATCTCCAATCTTAAGGAGATTGTTGAAAAAACTGGTGTTAAGCATCTGGTAATTGACCACCACCTCACAAGAGACATAAATTACAGAAGCAGGATGTCTGAGGTGTACGCCTTTGCCGAATCTGCTGGTGCGAAGGCAGAGACTGCGAGAGAGTTCACAGGCTTTGAAAATGATTTACTCGAGGCGAGAAGGAAGGAATTGTACAGGGAGCATTAG
- a CDS encoding molybdopterin dinucleotide binding domain-containing protein has product MTVEVELISGRTLDQGATVEEKLTDEYFKAVSYCELSEEDFKALGLSEGDRVKVKTEFGEVVVFAVLNKDLDRGMAFIPMGPYANMVIDPNTDGTGMPQFKGVKATVEKTDEKVLNVKELVEVI; this is encoded by the coding sequence ATGACCGTAGAAGTTGAGTTAATTTCTGGAAGAACTCTCGATCAGGGGGCTACAGTTGAGGAGAAGTTAACTGATGAATACTTCAAGGCTGTAAGCTACTGTGAGTTAAGCGAAGAAGATTTCAAAGCTCTTGGATTGTCTGAAGGAGACAGAGTTAAGGTCAAAACAGAGTTTGGAGAGGTAGTGGTATTCGCCGTATTAAACAAAGACCTCGACAGGGGGATGGCATTCATTCCGATGGGGCCATATGCGAACATGGTGATAGATCCCAACACGGATGGCACGGGAATGCCGCAGTTCAAAGGCGTTAAAGCAACAGTCGAGAAAACCGATGAGAAGGTTTTGAATGTTAAAGAGTTAGTTGAGGTGATTTAA
- a CDS encoding formylmethanofuran dehydrogenase subunit B, producing MAEELVNVICTFCGSVCDDVLFDVENYKGKKFCKLGSGKFSPKERIKSPMIDGKEVSYEEAIEKAAEILVNAKRPLLYGWASTVNEAIRLGVILTEKVGGIYDQCASVCHAPGTLALIEEGVPGGSLGEIKNRADMVVFWGSNPLEAHPRHPMRYSVRAKGLLIKDRKDRKVVVVDVRKTKSANMADLFIKIKPGYDYPIISALRAIIKGEESAVPSEVGGVKKELLKELADMMVNAKYGAVLYGLGVTQSRGRDRNIENAIKLIQLLNRKTRWIIWPMRGHYNVVGAGEVPAWEAGYTYAIDFSRGYPRFSPGEFSANEVLQRKDCDAALIIASDPVAHFPRASVAHLKKIPVIQIDPFPNMTTLVSNVVIPSAVAGIEAEGTAYRMDGIPFRVKKVVETEYWSDEQILEKMLEKVDQLMG from the coding sequence ATGGCTGAAGAACTTGTTAATGTTATATGCACATTCTGCGGTAGCGTGTGTGATGATGTGCTGTTCGATGTTGAGAATTACAAGGGCAAGAAGTTCTGCAAACTCGGGAGCGGTAAGTTCTCTCCCAAGGAGAGAATAAAATCTCCGATGATCGATGGCAAGGAAGTCAGCTATGAAGAAGCCATTGAGAAAGCAGCGGAGATACTCGTGAATGCAAAAAGGCCGTTGCTCTATGGGTGGGCTTCAACGGTCAATGAGGCCATTCGCCTTGGAGTCATTCTCACTGAAAAGGTTGGCGGAATATACGACCAGTGTGCAAGTGTATGCCACGCTCCGGGAACTCTGGCATTGATAGAAGAAGGAGTTCCGGGAGGAAGCCTTGGAGAGATCAAGAACAGGGCTGATATGGTTGTTTTCTGGGGGAGCAACCCCTTAGAGGCTCACCCGAGACATCCCATGAGGTATTCTGTAAGGGCCAAGGGCTTGCTGATCAAGGACAGGAAGGACAGGAAGGTTGTTGTTGTGGATGTCAGGAAAACGAAGTCTGCCAACATGGCCGATCTCTTCATAAAGATAAAGCCCGGATACGATTACCCAATCATCTCAGCCCTCAGAGCCATAATCAAGGGTGAAGAGTCAGCAGTTCCGAGCGAGGTTGGTGGTGTGAAGAAGGAACTGCTCAAAGAACTCGCGGATATGATGGTAAACGCGAAGTACGGTGCTGTTCTGTATGGACTTGGTGTGACCCAGTCAAGAGGAAGAGACAGAAACATTGAGAATGCTATAAAACTCATCCAGCTGCTCAACAGGAAGACGAGATGGATAATCTGGCCGATGAGAGGACACTACAATGTTGTTGGTGCTGGAGAGGTTCCGGCGTGGGAGGCTGGATACACCTATGCTATAGATTTCAGCAGAGGATATCCGAGATTCTCTCCCGGAGAGTTCTCGGCAAATGAAGTTCTGCAGAGAAAGGATTGTGATGCAGCACTCATAATAGCCTCAGATCCTGTAGCCCACTTCCCGAGAGCATCGGTTGCACATTTGAAGAAAATACCGGTAATCCAGATAGATCCCTTCCCGAACATGACTACCCTCGTGAGCAATGTCGTGATTCCATCTGCAGTGGCGGGTATCGAGGCTGAAGGAACAGCGTACAGGATGGACGGAATCCCGTTCAGGGTGAAGAAGGTCGTTGAGACGGAGTACTGGAGCGACGAGCAGATCCTTGAGAAGATGCTTGAGAAAGTTGATCAGCTTATGGGGTGA
- a CDS encoding formylmethanofuran dehydrogenase subunit A, giving the protein MSDIMLHIKNGIVIDPKNGVNAEKMDIFVKNGKIVEESEVSGEVKTIDASNKLVVAGGFDMHAHIAGSKINVGREMRPEEMRTVRLIAGKFRASIGRVLLTSPAIGYEYAKMGYTTAFEAAQPPVGALHTHEELDAIPMIDKAALPVFGNWHFVLKYVAEKDFEKLRAFIAWALERTKGFGVKVVNPGGVEAWMYGGNCKSLDDEVPGFGVTPREIITALIQETENLNLCHSVHLHCNNLGTPGNYETTIESMKLASKFSNEKRQVLHVTHVQFNSYAGSSWRDVASGAAEVAKYVNSVDNITIDMGQPIFGHATAMTGDAPFQFTLHKLTGARWSNKDSEIEGGAGIVPIAYLPKNPVHALQWAIGLELGLLVDSDKVVLSTDYPNGGPFTEYPYVMAMLMSKKMREKELERVSPYVQKATNLPSIDVEKTLYEVIHMTRSLPARVMGMDSKGHLGVGADADIAIYDLNPLEVDPSNDFETVYKAFKTAVYTIKGGEIIAKEGELVKEVWGRTFWVDARNKAAMDAIESDLDDMFEKYYSLQRVNYGVEEAWIKKPERLVMG; this is encoded by the coding sequence ATGAGCGATATCATGCTCCACATCAAGAATGGTATTGTTATCGATCCAAAGAATGGTGTTAACGCTGAGAAGATGGACATTTTCGTTAAAAACGGAAAGATCGTCGAGGAGTCAGAGGTTAGCGGAGAGGTTAAGACAATAGATGCATCCAACAAGCTCGTGGTTGCTGGCGGTTTCGACATGCACGCTCACATCGCTGGCAGCAAGATCAATGTCGGCAGAGAGATGAGACCGGAGGAGATGAGAACTGTAAGGCTCATTGCAGGCAAATTCAGGGCTTCTATAGGCAGGGTTCTGCTGACCTCTCCTGCCATAGGTTATGAGTATGCAAAGATGGGATACACGACTGCCTTTGAGGCTGCACAGCCACCAGTTGGAGCCCTTCATACCCACGAGGAGCTTGATGCCATCCCGATGATAGATAAGGCTGCTTTGCCTGTGTTCGGGAACTGGCATTTCGTGCTGAAGTATGTTGCCGAGAAGGATTTCGAGAAGCTAAGAGCTTTCATCGCATGGGCTCTCGAGAGAACAAAGGGATTTGGCGTCAAGGTTGTCAATCCTGGTGGTGTTGAGGCCTGGATGTATGGTGGGAACTGCAAGAGTCTGGATGATGAGGTTCCGGGCTTTGGCGTAACTCCGAGAGAGATAATCACGGCTTTGATTCAGGAAACGGAGAACCTCAATCTGTGCCACTCAGTTCACCTCCACTGCAACAACCTTGGTACACCGGGCAACTATGAAACTACAATAGAGAGCATGAAGCTTGCATCAAAGTTCAGCAATGAAAAGAGGCAAGTTCTGCATGTGACCCATGTGCAGTTTAACTCCTATGCCGGGAGTTCATGGAGGGATGTTGCAAGCGGTGCAGCTGAGGTGGCCAAGTATGTTAACAGCGTTGATAACATCACGATAGACATGGGTCAGCCGATTTTTGGTCATGCCACAGCCATGACCGGTGATGCACCCTTCCAGTTCACGCTGCACAAGCTTACTGGAGCGAGGTGGAGCAACAAAGACAGCGAGATTGAAGGAGGAGCTGGCATAGTGCCAATAGCCTATCTGCCAAAGAACCCGGTTCATGCGTTGCAGTGGGCGATAGGGCTTGAACTCGGTCTGCTTGTTGATTCCGATAAGGTCGTGCTCTCAACAGACTATCCGAACGGTGGACCTTTCACAGAGTATCCATATGTGATGGCGATGCTGATGAGCAAGAAGATGAGGGAGAAAGAGCTTGAGAGAGTTAGCCCATATGTGCAGAAGGCAACCAACCTGCCATCCATAGATGTCGAGAAGACATTGTATGAAGTGATACACATGACGAGGAGCCTGCCTGCCAGAGTAATGGGTATGGACAGCAAAGGACATCTTGGAGTTGGAGCGGATGCGGATATAGCGATCTACGACCTCAACCCGCTTGAGGTAGATCCATCCAACGATTTCGAGACAGTTTACAAGGCCTTCAAGACTGCCGTATATACGATAAAGGGCGGAGAGATCATAGCGAAGGAAGGAGAGCTCGTGAAGGAAGTGTGGGGCAGAACATTCTGGGTAGATGCAAGAAACAAGGCAGCTATGGATGCGATAGAATCGGATCTGGACGACATGTTCGAGAAGTACTACAGCCTGCAGAGAGTCAACTACGGTGTTGAGGAGGCATGGATCAAGAAACCTGAAAGACTCGTTATGGGGTGA
- a CDS encoding formylmethanofuran dehydrogenase subunit C — protein sequence MLILKPKFDFEVSVEMEITPSVAKADEQEIKDFEVYYGKKKVKLSELFEIKKEGDEAKLVLEGDFSKVKWVGTRMDEGEIVVKGNIGDHCGAYMTGGKIVVEGNALDWLGAEMKGGEIIVKGNARNYVGCAYYGDMTGMSGGKITVDGNVGNYIGEKMGGGEIEIKGSAGDFIGTEMKDGVIVIHGDCGFVGGDMKGGTIKIKGNFELVPGFKEVEDGFEGDVNAGGKGKVVKIA from the coding sequence ATGCTTATATTAAAGCCAAAATTCGATTTCGAGGTTAGTGTGGAGATGGAGATAACACCATCAGTAGCAAAGGCTGATGAACAGGAGATCAAGGATTTTGAGGTTTATTACGGGAAAAAGAAGGTTAAGCTCTCAGAACTCTTTGAGATAAAGAAGGAAGGGGATGAGGCAAAGCTCGTCCTCGAAGGAGACTTCAGCAAGGTCAAGTGGGTTGGAACAAGGATGGATGAGGGAGAAATTGTTGTGAAAGGCAATATAGGTGACCACTGTGGAGCCTACATGACCGGTGGGAAGATAGTTGTGGAGGGCAATGCTCTCGACTGGCTCGGAGCGGAGATGAAGGGCGGAGAGATCATCGTTAAGGGCAACGCGAGGAACTATGTCGGATGTGCGTACTATGGAGACATGACCGGAATGAGCGGTGGCAAAATAACGGTTGATGGGAATGTAGGAAACTACATAGGAGAGAAGATGGGTGGAGGAGAGATAGAGATCAAGGGAAGTGCAGGAGATTTCATTGGAACTGAGATGAAGGATGGAGTTATAGTGATCCATGGAGACTGCGGATTCGTTGGAGGAGACATGAAGGGAGGGACAATAAAGATCAAGGGCAACTTCGAGCTCGTTCCAGGATTCAAGGAAGTAGAAGACGGATTTGAAGGAGATGTCAACGCTGGAGGTAAGGGCAAGGTAGTTAAAATTGCCTAA
- a CDS encoding transcriptional regulator produces MTLVEKLIDLLIDRRSLTASDVIRELKLDPKMRKDVLNAFEKAGRVLKKKGFRLLVAYPECRKCGFVLKNIGASKCPKCKSEWISEAVFMVE; encoded by the coding sequence ATGACTCTGGTTGAGAAGCTGATAGATCTCCTTATCGACAGAAGGAGCCTTACAGCAAGCGATGTGATCAGGGAGCTTAAACTGGATCCAAAAATGAGGAAAGATGTCCTTAATGCATTCGAAAAGGCTGGCAGGGTTCTGAAGAAGAAGGGATTCAGATTGCTAGTGGCATACCCAGAGTGCAGGAAGTGCGGTTTCGTGCTGAAGAATATTGGAGCAAGTAAATGTCCGAAGTGTAAGAGTGAATGGATAAGTGAGGCTGTTTTTATGGTGGAATGA
- the ilvC gene encoding ketol-acid reductoisomerase → MAKIYYDGDANLDVLKGKRIAIIGYGSQGHAHAQNLRDSGLDVVVADKKGTRNWDKAVEDGFEVKEVAEAVKESEVIMVLVPDNIQPAVFYESINDNLKEGDMLMFAHGFNIHYNQIIPPKFVDVTMVAPKGPGHIVRRMFTEGIGVPALVAVYQDYSGKALDKALAYAKGIGATKAGVIETTFKEETETDLFGEQVDLCGGVAEMIKASFDVLVEAGYQPEIAYFEVLHELKLIVDLIYEGGIYAMWYSVSDTAKYGGMTRGKRIITEQTREEMRKILKEIQTGEFAREWILENQANRPVFNKLLEMEKNHPIEKVGKELRKMMPWIKGIDVE, encoded by the coding sequence ATGGCGAAGATATACTATGATGGAGATGCGAACCTTGATGTTTTAAAGGGGAAGAGGATTGCAATTATTGGCTACGGCAGCCAGGGACATGCACATGCACAGAATCTGAGAGATTCCGGGCTTGATGTTGTTGTTGCGGATAAGAAGGGGACAAGAAACTGGGATAAGGCTGTGGAGGATGGATTTGAGGTTAAGGAAGTTGCTGAGGCTGTTAAGGAATCGGAAGTGATAATGGTTCTGGTTCCGGACAACATTCAGCCAGCGGTCTTCTATGAGAGCATAAACGACAATCTGAAGGAAGGAGACATGCTGATGTTCGCTCACGGTTTCAATATCCATTACAACCAGATTATACCTCCTAAGTTCGTCGATGTTACGATGGTTGCCCCAAAGGGCCCGGGTCATATCGTCAGGAGGATGTTTACCGAGGGCATAGGAGTTCCCGCACTCGTTGCGGTGTATCAAGACTACAGCGGAAAGGCTCTTGATAAAGCCTTGGCTTATGCGAAGGGTATAGGGGCAACGAAGGCTGGAGTTATTGAAACAACATTCAAAGAGGAGACTGAAACCGATCTGTTCGGAGAGCAGGTTGATCTATGTGGTGGAGTGGCTGAGATGATAAAAGCCTCCTTCGATGTGCTTGTGGAGGCAGGTTATCAGCCAGAGATAGCATACTTTGAGGTTCTGCACGAATTGAAGCTGATAGTCGATTTGATTTATGAAGGCGGAATCTACGCGATGTGGTATTCTGTCAGTGATACTGCAAAGTATGGTGGAATGACGAGGGGTAAGAGGATCATAACCGAGCAGACAAGAGAAGAGATGAGGAAGATCCTCAAGGAGATTCAAACCGGAGAGTTCGCGAGAGAGTGGATACTCGAGAACCAGGCCAACAGGCCGGTTTTCAACAAGCTGCTTGAGATGGAGAAGAACCACCCGATTGAAAAGGTTGGCAAAGAGCTGAGGAAGATGATGCCCTGGATCAAGGGCATAGATGTTGAATAG
- the nth gene encoding endonuclease III: MSAQEISKRIDWDRLLEAMESEGFKRKAPVLTLKRFLNTPFQHLVFTILSARTRDEQTAKAVENLFKVVSTPKDLAKLEISEIERLIKSTGFYRNKAKNLKAMAEVLVREYNSKVPDDFDELLKLPGVGRKTANVVLASAFNRNTIGVDTHVHRISNRLGLVNTSKPEDTEIELKKIVPERYWRRVNKAFVAFGQTVCKPVKPLCEECPINDICPKIGVKL, from the coding sequence ATGAGTGCTCAAGAAATCAGCAAAAGGATTGACTGGGATCGCTTGCTGGAGGCAATGGAATCTGAGGGATTCAAAAGAAAAGCTCCCGTTCTAACCCTGAAGAGATTTTTGAACACACCTTTTCAGCACCTAGTCTTCACGATTCTGAGTGCGAGAACGAGGGATGAGCAGACCGCAAAAGCGGTGGAAAATCTATTCAAGGTCGTCAGCACACCGAAAGACCTGGCAAAACTCGAAATTTCAGAAATCGAGAGGCTGATAAAAAGCACGGGATTTTACAGGAACAAAGCAAAAAATCTGAAGGCAATGGCGGAGGTTCTGGTTAGAGAATACAACTCAAAAGTCCCGGACGACTTCGACGAACTGCTCAAACTGCCCGGAGTGGGAAGGAAAACAGCCAATGTTGTTTTAGCCTCCGCATTCAACAGGAACACGATAGGTGTTGATACTCATGTACACAGAATATCAAACAGGCTCGGACTGGTTAACACGAGCAAGCCAGAAGATACAGAGATCGAACTCAAAAAGATCGTGCCAGAAAGATACTGGAGAAGGGTTAACAAAGCCTTCGTTGCATTTGGGCAGACCGTTTGCAAGCCAGTAAAACCATTATGTGAAGAGTGTCCTATCAACGATATTTGCCCTAAAATTGGAGTGAAGCTGTAG
- a CDS encoding thiolase C-terminal domain-containing protein yields the protein MEKRDVAVLGVGMTKFGYHPDKTLVDLFAEAFYEAFDESNIELKDIEALYYGNFVGEMTDGSANLSGFIADEIGLRGIPARRYEAACASSSVAFREAYLAVAHGVYDCVVVGGSERLYNAGTAIGTRALATAVDGLHEMTAGLTFPGVFALAARLYSKKYEIPMEELHEKMALVSIKNHKYGAINPKAQFYNKFGDLKVEDVINSKVICSPLTLFDCCPMTDGGSAVIIASADFAEDVIDNPVYILGTGQSGAGGLFRQKEDMVRAIPRKIASEMAYKEAGITPKDVDFVEIHDCFTIAEIIATEAMGFFEYGKGADAVAEGVTSIDGDLPVNPDGGLIGKGHPVGATGTSQIYSVVKQLRGEFKYNPVKDAEIGMTDTLGGDFGTLVNIILGIHRRRG from the coding sequence ATGGAGAAAAGAGATGTTGCTGTCCTCGGAGTTGGCATGACAAAGTTTGGATACCATCCAGACAAAACGCTTGTAGATTTATTTGCTGAAGCTTTTTATGAGGCTTTTGATGAGTCTAATATCGAGCTGAAAGATATAGAGGCACTATATTATGGAAACTTCGTCGGTGAGATGACTGATGGCTCGGCAAACCTTTCCGGATTCATAGCAGATGAGATAGGCCTTAGAGGAATTCCGGCGAGGAGATATGAGGCTGCATGTGCGAGCTCATCTGTGGCTTTCAGAGAAGCGTATCTTGCAGTTGCTCATGGTGTGTATGATTGTGTTGTTGTTGGAGGATCTGAAAGGCTATACAACGCCGGAACGGCTATAGGAACCAGAGCTTTAGCCACTGCAGTAGATGGACTCCACGAGATGACTGCTGGACTGACATTTCCGGGGGTTTTTGCCTTAGCAGCTAGACTTTATTCAAAGAAGTACGAGATACCGATGGAGGAACTTCATGAGAAGATGGCTCTTGTATCGATCAAGAACCACAAGTATGGAGCGATAAATCCGAAAGCACAGTTCTACAACAAGTTTGGGGATCTTAAGGTTGAGGATGTGATCAACTCGAAGGTTATCTGCTCTCCGCTAACGCTGTTCGACTGCTGTCCGATGACCGATGGTGGTAGTGCTGTGATCATAGCATCTGCAGATTTTGCTGAAGATGTCATCGATAATCCAGTTTATATTCTTGGAACCGGGCAGTCGGGTGCAGGAGGACTTTTTAGGCAGAAAGAGGACATGGTCAGAGCTATACCCAGAAAGATCGCCTCAGAGATGGCGTACAAGGAGGCGGGAATAACTCCAAAGGATGTGGACTTCGTTGAGATTCATGATTGCTTCACCATCGCAGAGATCATAGCTACCGAAGCCATGGGATTCTTCGAATACGGCAAGGGTGCTGACGCTGTTGCGGAGGGAGTAACATCCATAGATGGAGATCTGCCGGTGAATCCGGATGGAGGGCTGATAGGGAAGGGACATCCGGTGGGTGCTACAGGTACATCCCAGATTTACTCCGTAGTCAAGCAGTTGAGGGGCGAATTCAAGTACAACCCCGTCAAGGATGCCGAGATCGGTATGACGGATACGCTTGGCGGGGATTTCGGAACGCTTGTTAATATAATTCTTGGAATCCACAGGAGGAGGGGATGA